The following coding sequences lie in one Variovorax terrae genomic window:
- a CDS encoding TRAP transporter substrate-binding protein codes for MKHWWFAVLCTALSAHAQTDWKLATGYRAESFHTENIVQFAREVDQATAGQLRIEVHPNNTLFKLGEIGQAVRDGKAQAGESIMTSLVKDIPIAGADSVPFVVNSYADARRLWGLQRPLIEKHFAQRGLKMLYSVPWPPQGLFASRPIRSPADFKGSRMRTYNPTTERIAELVGAQAVDVPMVDVNKALAEGRIDSMITSAVTGVENQVWGQIKYYYEINAWFPKNVVYVNRKAFDALRPPLQKAVLEAAQAAEARGWTKSEAVMQDSTRELRAHGMKVEQASAEFDSEFKRLGERFSREWVRLTGNEANDIFVPYYTRNSTR; via the coding sequence ATGAAGCATTGGTGGTTCGCCGTGCTGTGCACGGCGCTGTCGGCGCACGCCCAAACGGACTGGAAACTGGCCACGGGCTACCGCGCGGAGTCGTTCCACACCGAGAACATCGTGCAGTTCGCCCGGGAGGTGGATCAGGCGACCGCGGGCCAGCTGCGCATCGAGGTGCACCCGAACAACACGCTGTTCAAGCTCGGCGAGATCGGGCAGGCCGTGCGCGACGGCAAGGCCCAGGCCGGCGAGAGCATCATGACCAGCCTGGTCAAGGACATTCCGATCGCCGGCGCGGACTCGGTGCCCTTCGTGGTCAACAGCTATGCCGACGCGCGGCGCCTGTGGGGGCTGCAGCGCCCGCTGATCGAGAAGCACTTCGCGCAGCGCGGCCTCAAGATGCTGTACTCGGTGCCCTGGCCGCCGCAGGGCCTGTTCGCGTCGCGCCCGATCCGCAGCCCGGCCGATTTCAAGGGCAGCCGCATGCGCACCTACAACCCGACCACCGAGCGCATCGCCGAACTGGTGGGCGCGCAGGCGGTGGACGTGCCGATGGTGGACGTCAACAAGGCGCTGGCCGAAGGCCGGATCGACAGCATGATCACCTCGGCGGTGACCGGCGTGGAGAACCAGGTCTGGGGGCAGATCAAGTACTACTACGAGATCAACGCCTGGTTCCCGAAGAACGTCGTGTACGTCAACCGCAAGGCGTTCGACGCACTGCGGCCGCCGCTGCAGAAGGCCGTGCTGGAGGCCGCCCAGGCGGCAGAGGCCCGGGGCTGGACGAAAAGCGAGGCCGTGATGCAGGACTCCACGCGCGAGCTGCGGGCCCACGGCATGAAGGTGGAGCAGGCCTCGGCCGAATTCGACAGCGAGTTCAAGCGGCTGGGCGAGCGCTTCTCTCGGGAATGGGTACGATTGACGGGCAATGAAGCCAACGACATCTTCGTGCCGTACTACACCCGCAACAGCACCCGGTAA
- a CDS encoding ABC transporter ATP-binding protein, with amino-acid sequence MLEVSQLKVSYDRVLALSDVSLKVPQGQIVALVGGNGNGKSTTLRAIAGLNGADAGRILFNGEPIHAKPAHHRVPLGLSLVPEGRRLFPRLSVRRNLELGAFTRRDAHEVAAGIDEMFGLFPILKERASQLAGTMSGGEQQMLAIARGLMARPKLLMLDEPSWGIAPKFVAKVLEVIQQVNQAGVSILLVEQNLQKALGIAHYGYVIQTGRIVMEGTGQDLLHDDQIKKAYLGL; translated from the coding sequence ATGCTGGAAGTCAGCCAACTCAAAGTCAGCTACGACCGCGTGCTGGCGCTGTCCGACGTGAGCCTCAAGGTGCCGCAGGGCCAGATCGTGGCGCTGGTCGGCGGCAACGGCAACGGCAAGTCCACCACGCTGCGCGCCATCGCGGGGCTCAACGGCGCGGATGCCGGCCGGATCCTGTTCAACGGCGAGCCGATCCATGCCAAGCCGGCGCACCACCGCGTGCCGCTGGGCCTGTCACTGGTGCCCGAGGGCCGGCGGCTGTTCCCGCGCCTGAGCGTGCGGCGCAATCTCGAGCTCGGCGCCTTCACGCGGCGCGATGCGCACGAGGTGGCGGCGGGCATTGACGAGATGTTCGGCCTGTTTCCCATCCTCAAGGAGCGCGCGTCGCAGCTGGCCGGCACCATGAGCGGCGGCGAGCAGCAGATGCTGGCGATCGCGCGCGGCCTGATGGCGCGGCCGAAGCTGCTGATGCTGGACGAGCCCTCCTGGGGCATCGCGCCGAAGTTCGTGGCCAAGGTGCTGGAGGTGATCCAGCAGGTCAACCAGGCCGGCGTATCCATCCTGCTGGTCGAACAGAACCTGCAGAAGGCGCTGGGCATCGCCCACTACGGCTACGTGATCCAGACCGGCCGCATCGTCATGGAAGGCACGGGCCAGGACCTGCTGCATGACGACCAGATCAAGAAGGCCTATCTCGGGCTTTGA
- a CDS encoding branched-chain amino acid ABC transporter permease, with product MTTEILLQTLASGVLIGLIYALVAIGLTMIFGVMDIVNFAHGEFLMLGMYSTFWLFALYALDPMLTLPLTVLMLFAFGVLLYRLVIVRIINAPMLSQIFTTFGLMILLRGVAQFLWKPDFRSIENSAVSGSVKLAGLQLGKPQLVAGLGAIVVTAIIYFFLNRTRLGAALEATASDKEAARLMGIDSNRMFSLAWGIGAACAGAAGVLLSTFFPIFPDVGANFILLAFVVVNLGGFGSVTGAFWAGILVGVIEVMGGLLLGPQYKTAIVLVLFLGVLMFRPQGLMGKA from the coding sequence ATGACCACGGAAATTCTGCTTCAGACACTCGCCTCGGGTGTGCTGATCGGGCTGATCTACGCGCTGGTGGCCATCGGCCTGACCATGATTTTCGGCGTCATGGACATCGTGAACTTCGCGCACGGCGAGTTCCTGATGCTCGGCATGTACTCGACCTTCTGGCTGTTCGCGCTGTATGCGCTGGACCCGATGCTGACCCTGCCGCTCACGGTGCTGATGCTGTTCGCCTTCGGCGTGCTGCTGTACCGGCTGGTGATCGTGCGCATCATCAATGCGCCCATGCTGTCGCAGATCTTCACGACCTTCGGCCTCATGATCCTGCTGCGCGGCGTGGCCCAGTTCCTCTGGAAGCCCGACTTCCGCTCGATCGAGAATTCGGCCGTCAGCGGCAGCGTCAAGCTCGCGGGCCTGCAGCTCGGCAAGCCGCAGCTGGTGGCGGGCCTGGGCGCCATCGTCGTCACGGCCATCATCTACTTCTTCCTGAACCGCACCCGGCTCGGCGCGGCGCTGGAGGCCACGGCCTCGGACAAGGAGGCGGCGCGCCTCATGGGCATCGACTCGAACCGCATGTTCTCGCTGGCCTGGGGCATCGGCGCGGCCTGCGCCGGCGCGGCCGGGGTGCTGCTGTCCACCTTCTTCCCGATCTTTCCCGACGTCGGCGCCAACTTCATCCTGCTGGCCTTCGTGGTGGTGAACCTGGGCGGCTTCGGCAGCGTGACGGGCGCGTTCTGGGCCGGCATCCTGGTTGGCGTGATCGAGGTCATGGGCGGGTTGCTGCTCGGGCCGCAGTACAAGACGGCCATCGTGCTGGTGCTGTTCCTCGGCGTGCTGATGTTCCGCCCGCAGGGCCTGATGGGCAAGGCCTGA
- a CDS encoding hydantoinase B/oxoprolinase family protein: MQDNISQAGGGRWQFWIDRGGTFTDIVAKRPDGSLATHKLLSENPEQYRDAAVAGIRHLLGLRAGEPVTPALVECVKMGTTVATNALLERKGEPTLLVTTRGFRDALRIAYQNRPRLFDRNIVLPELLYSEVVEARERLGAHGEVLQPLEEAPLKAALEAAHARGLRSVAIVFMHGYRYVEHEKAAKRLALEAGFTQVSTSHETSPMMKFVSRGDTTVVDAYLSPILRRYVEQVAGEMPGVKLFFMQSSGGLTDARAFQGKDAILSGPAGGIVGMARTAALAGQEKVIGFDMGGTSTDVSHYAGEFEREFETQVAGVRMRAPMMSIHTVAAGGGSVLAFDGARFRVGPESAGANPGPACYRRGGPLAVTDANVMVGKIQPRHFPRVFGPRADEALSYEAAQALFNEMAGRTGRSAEVVAEGFINIAVQQMANAIKKISVARGYDVTRYTLQCFGGAGGQHACLVADALGMTRVFVHPLAGVLSAYGMGLADQNVIREQAVEMPLAAASLPLVAEKLDALGAAAHAELERQQVSTGAVVVHPRVHVRYEGSDSALVVPYPQAGVAASAGDLIAAITAGFEAAYRQRFAFLMQGKGLVVEAVSVEAVVAGDAPAEQRHATHEPREVPRRETVRMYSGGQWHEAALVVREDLRPGDVIPGPAIIAEKNATTVVEPGWEAALTALDHLVLDRRIPRAVKFAAGTTVDPVLLEVFNNLFMNIAEQMGLQLQNTAYSVNIKERLDFSCALFDAGGNLIANAPHMPVHLGSMGESIKTVIRENAGRMQPGDVYVLNDPYHGGTHLPDVTVITPVYLGSGASDTPLFYVGSRGHHADIGGTTPGSMPPFSTRIEEEGVQINNVKLVDRGVLREAEMIALLSGRAVAGPPQDGTAPSGGSAAHEVASVGAKYPSRNPQQNMADLKAQIAANEKGVQELRKMVEHFGLEVVQAYMGHVQDNAEESVRRVITRLKDGAFTLPLDNGAQIQVAIRVDAKARSAEIDFTGTSAQQTNNFNAPTAVCMAAVLYVFRTLVDDDIPLNAGCLKPLKVIIPAGSMLNPNPPASVVAGNVETSSCITNALYGALGVMAASQCTMNNFTFGNARHQYYETISGGSGAGAVIDAAGWVVGGFHGTSVVQTHMTNSRLTDPEVLEFRFPVQLESYEIRQGSGGAGRWHGGDGGVRRVKFLEAMTASILSNGRRHGAFGMAGGQPGQVGVNRVVRSDGRSEELGHIGQADMQPGDVFEIHTPGGGGYGST, translated from the coding sequence ATGCAAGACAACATTTCACAGGCAGGCGGCGGTCGTTGGCAGTTCTGGATCGACCGCGGCGGCACCTTCACCGACATCGTGGCGAAGCGGCCCGACGGCTCGCTCGCCACCCACAAGCTGCTGAGCGAAAACCCCGAGCAGTACCGCGATGCTGCCGTGGCCGGCATCCGCCATCTGCTGGGCCTGCGGGCCGGCGAGCCGGTCACGCCGGCGCTGGTGGAGTGCGTGAAGATGGGCACCACGGTGGCCACCAATGCGCTGCTCGAGCGCAAGGGCGAGCCCACGCTGCTGGTGACCACGCGCGGCTTTCGCGATGCGCTGCGCATCGCCTACCAGAACCGCCCGCGCCTGTTCGACCGCAACATCGTGCTGCCCGAGCTGCTGTACAGCGAGGTGGTGGAAGCCCGCGAGCGCCTGGGCGCGCACGGCGAGGTGCTGCAGCCGCTCGAGGAGGCGCCGCTGAAGGCGGCGCTGGAGGCGGCCCATGCGCGCGGGCTGCGCAGCGTGGCCATTGTCTTCATGCACGGCTACCGCTACGTCGAGCACGAGAAGGCCGCGAAGCGGCTGGCGCTGGAAGCCGGCTTCACGCAGGTCAGCACCTCGCACGAAACCAGCCCGATGATGAAGTTCGTGAGCCGCGGCGACACGACGGTGGTCGATGCCTACCTGTCGCCCATCCTGCGCCGCTATGTGGAGCAGGTGGCCGGCGAGATGCCGGGCGTCAAGCTGTTCTTCATGCAGTCGTCGGGCGGGCTGACCGACGCGCGCGCGTTCCAGGGCAAGGACGCCATCCTCTCCGGCCCGGCTGGCGGCATCGTCGGCATGGCGCGCACCGCGGCGCTGGCGGGGCAGGAGAAGGTGATCGGCTTCGACATGGGCGGCACCTCGACCGACGTGTCGCACTATGCGGGCGAGTTCGAGCGCGAGTTCGAGACCCAGGTGGCCGGCGTGCGCATGCGCGCCCCGATGATGAGCATCCACACCGTGGCGGCCGGCGGCGGCTCGGTGCTGGCGTTCGACGGCGCGCGCTTTCGCGTCGGCCCGGAGAGTGCCGGCGCCAACCCGGGCCCGGCCTGCTACCGCCGCGGCGGGCCGCTGGCCGTGACCGACGCGAACGTGATGGTGGGCAAGATCCAGCCGCGCCACTTTCCCCGGGTGTTCGGCCCGCGCGCCGACGAGGCGCTGAGCTACGAGGCGGCGCAGGCCCTGTTCAACGAGATGGCCGGCCGCACCGGGCGCAGCGCGGAGGTGGTGGCCGAGGGCTTCATCAACATCGCGGTGCAGCAGATGGCCAACGCCATCAAGAAGATTTCGGTGGCGCGCGGCTACGACGTCACGCGCTACACGCTGCAGTGCTTCGGCGGGGCCGGCGGCCAGCACGCCTGCCTGGTGGCCGATGCCCTGGGCATGACGCGGGTGTTCGTGCACCCGCTGGCCGGCGTGCTCAGCGCCTACGGCATGGGCCTGGCCGACCAGAACGTGATCCGCGAACAGGCGGTGGAAATGCCGCTGGCCGCGGCCTCGCTGCCGCTGGTGGCCGAGAAACTCGACGCGCTGGGCGCGGCGGCCCACGCGGAGCTGGAGCGCCAGCAGGTGAGCACCGGCGCCGTCGTGGTGCACCCGCGCGTGCATGTGCGCTACGAGGGCAGCGATTCGGCGCTGGTGGTGCCGTATCCGCAGGCCGGCGTCGCTGCGTCGGCGGGTGATCTGATCGCGGCCATCACCGCGGGCTTCGAGGCGGCCTACCGCCAGCGCTTTGCCTTCCTGATGCAGGGCAAGGGCCTGGTGGTGGAGGCCGTGTCGGTGGAGGCGGTGGTGGCGGGCGATGCCCCGGCCGAGCAGCGCCACGCCACCCACGAGCCGCGCGAGGTGCCGCGCCGCGAGACGGTGCGCATGTACTCAGGCGGCCAGTGGCACGAGGCGGCGCTGGTGGTGCGCGAGGACCTGCGCCCCGGCGACGTGATCCCGGGCCCGGCCATCATCGCCGAGAAGAACGCCACCACGGTGGTGGAACCCGGCTGGGAGGCCGCGCTGACCGCGCTCGACCACCTGGTGCTGGACCGCCGCATCCCGCGCGCCGTCAAGTTCGCCGCGGGCACCACGGTGGACCCGGTGCTGCTGGAGGTGTTCAACAACCTGTTCATGAACATCGCCGAGCAGATGGGCCTGCAGCTGCAGAACACGGCCTACTCGGTCAACATCAAGGAACGGCTCGATTTCTCGTGCGCGCTGTTCGACGCCGGCGGCAACCTGATCGCCAATGCGCCGCACATGCCGGTGCACCTGGGCTCGATGGGCGAGAGCATCAAGACGGTGATCCGCGAGAACGCCGGCCGCATGCAGCCGGGCGACGTCTACGTGCTCAACGACCCCTACCACGGCGGCACGCACCTGCCCGACGTGACCGTGATCACGCCGGTCTACCTGGGCAGCGGCGCCAGCGACACGCCGCTGTTCTACGTGGGCAGCCGCGGCCACCATGCCGATATCGGCGGCACCACGCCGGGCTCGATGCCGCCGTTCTCCACGCGCATCGAGGAGGAGGGCGTGCAGATCAACAACGTCAAGCTGGTGGACCGCGGCGTGCTGCGCGAGGCCGAGATGATTGCCCTGCTGAGTGGTCGTGCCGTCGCCGGGCCGCCCCAAGACGGCACAGCCCCCTCGGGGGGCAGCGCAGCACACGAAGTGGCAAGCGTGGGGGCCAAATACCCGAGCCGCAACCCGCAGCAGAACATGGCCGACCTCAAAGCCCAGATCGCGGCCAACGAGAAAGGCGTGCAGGAACTGCGCAAGATGGTCGAGCACTTCGGGCTGGAGGTGGTGCAGGCCTACATGGGCCATGTGCAGGACAACGCCGAGGAGTCGGTGCGCCGCGTCATCACGCGGCTGAAGGACGGCGCCTTCACGCTGCCGCTGGACAATGGCGCGCAGATCCAGGTGGCGATCCGCGTCGATGCGAAGGCGCGCAGCGCCGAGATCGACTTCACCGGCACCTCGGCCCAGCAGACCAACAACTTCAACGCGCCCACGGCCGTGTGCATGGCCGCCGTGCTCTACGTGTTCCGCACCCTGGTGGACGACGACATCCCGCTCAACGCGGGCTGCCTCAAGCCGCTCAAGGTCATCATCCCGGCGGGCTCGATGCTCAACCCGAACCCGCCGGCCTCGGTGGTGGCGGGCAACGTGGAAACCTCGAGTTGCATCACCAATGCGCTGTACGGCGCGCTGGGGGTGATGGCGGCCAGCCAGTGCACCATGAACAACTTCACCTTCGGCAACGCACGGCACCAGTACTACGAGACGATCTCGGGCGGCAGCGGCGCGGGCGCCGTGATCGACGCCGCGGGCTGGGTGGTGGGCGGCTTCCACGGCACGAGCGTGGTGCAGACCCACATGACCAACTCGCGCCTGACCGATCCCGAGGTGCTGGAGTTCCGCTTCCCCGTGCAGCTTGAGAGCTACGAGATCCGCCAGGGTTCGGGCGGCGCGGGGCGCTGGCACGGCGGCGACGGCGGCGTGCGGCGCGTGAAGTTCCTGGAGGCCATGACGGCCAGCATCCTGTCGAACGGGCGCAGGCATGGCGCCTTCGGCATGGCCGGCGGCCAGCCGGGGCAGGTGGGCGTCAACCGCGTGGTGCGCAGCGACGGCCGCAGCGAGGAGCTGGGCCACATCGGGCAGGCCGACATGCAGCCGGGCGACGTGTTCGAGATCCACACGCCGGGCGGCGGGGGCTATGGTTCTACCTGA
- a CDS encoding ABC transporter substrate-binding protein — translation MKLFSKAGLAAILIGLGLGASAQAQQEIKVGVIYPLTGPGAAVGAELRNALELAADIINNGAKDIPELPFSAGKGLPNLKGARIKLVFADHQANPQVGATEAERLITQEKVVALVGAYNSAVTATASQIAERAGIPFLNPESSSASLTQRNFKWFFRTTPHDDLFVHNAFEFLKELEAKKGIKPGTIATFNENGLWGTETTKLQAKLAPEFKYSLVKQVIYPAKTTQLTSEVQTLKAANPSLVLQSSYTPDAILSMKTYKELGFSPDMILANNAGFTDTDFIRTLGKDAEYVITREVWALDLASRNPLIKQVNDLFNSRYKINFTGNSSRTFTGLMVMADAINRAGSTEPEAIRKALAATDIPGSQLIMPWKGVKFDASGQNTLGSGILVQIVDGKYNTVWPFNMASRDVIWPMPKWDLRK, via the coding sequence ATGAAACTGTTTTCGAAGGCCGGACTGGCCGCCATCTTGATAGGCCTGGGCCTGGGTGCTTCGGCGCAGGCGCAGCAGGAAATCAAGGTCGGGGTGATCTATCCCCTGACCGGCCCCGGGGCCGCCGTGGGCGCCGAGCTGCGCAATGCGCTGGAGCTGGCGGCCGACATCATCAACAACGGCGCCAAGGACATCCCGGAGCTGCCGTTCTCGGCCGGCAAGGGGCTGCCCAACCTCAAGGGCGCCAGGATCAAGCTGGTGTTCGCCGACCACCAGGCCAATCCGCAGGTGGGCGCCACCGAGGCCGAGCGCCTGATCACGCAGGAGAAGGTGGTGGCCCTGGTCGGCGCGTACAACAGCGCCGTGACCGCCACCGCCAGCCAGATCGCCGAGCGCGCCGGCATCCCGTTCCTGAACCCCGAGTCGTCCTCGGCCTCGCTGACGCAGCGCAACTTCAAGTGGTTCTTCCGCACCACGCCGCATGACGACCTGTTCGTGCACAACGCGTTCGAGTTCCTCAAGGAACTGGAAGCGAAGAAGGGCATCAAGCCCGGCACCATCGCCACCTTCAACGAGAACGGCCTGTGGGGCACCGAGACCACCAAGCTGCAGGCCAAGCTGGCGCCCGAGTTCAAGTACAGCCTGGTCAAGCAGGTCATCTACCCGGCCAAGACCACGCAGCTCACCTCCGAGGTGCAGACGCTCAAGGCGGCCAACCCCAGCCTGGTGCTGCAGTCGTCCTACACGCCCGACGCCATCCTGTCGATGAAGACCTACAAGGAGCTCGGCTTCAGCCCCGACATGATCCTGGCCAACAACGCCGGCTTCACCGACACCGACTTCATCCGCACGCTGGGCAAGGACGCCGAGTACGTCATCACCCGCGAGGTGTGGGCGCTCGACCTGGCCTCGCGCAACCCGCTGATCAAGCAGGTCAACGACCTGTTCAACAGCCGCTACAAGATCAACTTCACCGGCAATTCCTCGCGCACCTTCACCGGCCTGATGGTGATGGCCGACGCGATCAACCGCGCCGGCTCGACCGAGCCCGAGGCGATCCGCAAGGCGCTGGCGGCCACCGACATCCCGGGCAGCCAGCTCATCATGCCGTGGAAGGGCGTGAAGTTCGACGCATCGGGCCAGAACACGCTGGGCTCGGGCATCCTGGTGCAGATCGTGGACGGCAAGTACAACACCGTCTGGCCCTTCAACATGGCCTCGCGCGACGTGATCTGGCCGATGCCCAAATGGGACCTGCGCAAGTAA
- a CDS encoding ABC transporter ATP-binding protein produces the protein MSLLQVNQVSKRFGGLTANENVSFSVGTGQIVGLIGPNGAGKTTLFNCVAGFFAPSAGTITLGGRSIAGLPPEACARAGVGRTFQIARTFGSMTACENVMTAAMLSQRHVGRARERAMDWLAFVNLDRFADKPAASMTISEQRRLAVARALAIQPKILLMDEVMAGLNPSEVREAVDVVLRIREYGIACLIVEHVLEGIMPIADKIVVLDRGSKIAEGTPAEVSNDPHVIAAYLGDA, from the coding sequence ATGAGCCTGCTGCAAGTCAACCAGGTCAGCAAGCGCTTCGGCGGGCTGACGGCCAACGAGAACGTGTCGTTCAGCGTCGGCACCGGCCAGATCGTGGGGCTGATCGGCCCCAACGGCGCGGGCAAGACCACGCTGTTCAACTGCGTGGCCGGCTTCTTCGCGCCCTCGGCCGGCACCATCACGCTGGGCGGCCGCTCCATCGCGGGCCTGCCGCCCGAGGCCTGCGCCCGGGCTGGCGTGGGGCGCACCTTCCAGATCGCGCGCACCTTCGGCAGCATGACGGCCTGCGAGAACGTGATGACGGCGGCCATGCTGTCGCAGCGCCATGTGGGCCGGGCCCGGGAGCGGGCGATGGACTGGCTGGCCTTCGTGAACCTGGACCGCTTTGCCGACAAGCCCGCGGCCAGCATGACGATCAGCGAGCAGCGCCGCCTGGCGGTGGCGCGGGCCCTGGCGATCCAGCCCAAGATCCTGCTGATGGATGAGGTCATGGCCGGGCTCAATCCGTCCGAGGTACGCGAGGCCGTGGACGTGGTGCTGCGCATCCGCGAGTACGGCATCGCCTGCCTGATCGTGGAGCATGTGCTGGAGGGCATCATGCCGATCGCCGACAAGATCGTGGTGCTGGACCGCGGCAGCAAGATCGCCGAGGGCACGCCCGCCGAAGTCTCGAACGATCCGCACGTGATCGCCGCCTACCTGGGAGACGCATGA
- a CDS encoding branched-chain amino acid ABC transporter permease, which produces MNHKNLYFSVLALAAALVVPMVTDASHLNLVILVLLAAQTGVAWNIVGGYAGQVSLGHAAFYGLGAYASTLLLLKFGVNPWIGMLAGGLVAALLSLAFGWSCFRLKGHYFAMATIAVAELVQIFFTEWDYAGAAVGLYVPMDRQGWLWVNFPTKQPYYWIALALLALTLAANAWIERSFLGYYFRAIKDEPDAARSIGVNIARYKQVALSVSAFFTALGGSLYAQKELYIDPGSVLSTALSIKMALVSILGGVGTLFGPVVGSVVLTSIEEFTRILFGGTGRGTDTIIYAGLIIVIAVFYPSGVMGWFNNWTRRRREARQPASDAAAQRPAVAQAPAGEAS; this is translated from the coding sequence ATGAACCACAAGAACCTCTATTTCTCCGTGCTCGCGCTGGCCGCCGCCCTGGTGGTGCCGATGGTGACGGATGCCTCGCACCTCAACCTGGTGATCCTGGTGCTGCTGGCGGCCCAGACCGGCGTGGCCTGGAACATCGTCGGGGGCTACGCAGGCCAGGTGTCGCTCGGCCACGCCGCGTTCTATGGCCTGGGTGCTTACGCCTCTACGCTGCTGCTGCTCAAGTTCGGCGTCAACCCCTGGATCGGCATGCTGGCCGGCGGCTTGGTCGCCGCGCTGCTGAGTCTGGCCTTCGGCTGGTCGTGCTTCCGGCTCAAGGGCCATTACTTCGCGATGGCCACCATCGCCGTGGCCGAGCTGGTGCAGATCTTCTTCACCGAATGGGACTACGCGGGCGCGGCCGTCGGCCTGTACGTGCCGATGGACCGGCAGGGCTGGCTGTGGGTGAACTTCCCCACCAAGCAGCCCTACTACTGGATCGCCCTGGCGCTGCTGGCCCTCACGCTCGCGGCCAATGCCTGGATCGAGCGCAGCTTCCTGGGCTACTACTTCCGCGCCATCAAGGACGAGCCGGATGCCGCGCGCAGCATCGGCGTCAACATTGCGCGCTACAAGCAGGTGGCGCTGTCGGTCAGCGCCTTCTTCACGGCCCTGGGCGGCAGCCTCTATGCGCAGAAGGAGCTGTACATCGACCCGGGCTCGGTGCTGTCCACGGCGCTGTCGATCAAGATGGCGCTGGTCTCCATCCTCGGCGGTGTGGGCACGCTGTTCGGGCCGGTGGTGGGCTCGGTGGTGCTGACCAGCATCGAGGAGTTCACGCGCATCCTGTTCGGCGGCACCGGGCGCGGCACCGACACCATCATCTATGCCGGCCTCATCATCGTGATCGCGGTGTTCTACCCGAGCGGCGTCATGGGCTGGTTCAACAACTGGACCCGGCGCCGGCGCGAGGCGCGCCAGCCGGCGTCCGACGCCGCGGCGCAGCGCCCGGCCGTGGCCCAGGCACCTGCCGGAGAAGCGTCATGA
- a CDS encoding putative hydro-lyase: MILTSYHQQPQALRQAARSGRFTQPTAGHAPGYLQANLMIVPQAQAFDFLLFCQRNPKACPLIEVLEPGATAPACASGASIATDIPGYRVYRDGEFSEERAEVAALWQPDFVSFLIGCSFSFEAALAQAGIALRHVVQGRNVAMYRTNLPCVPAGPFSGETVVSMRPIRSRDVAKVAEISGRFPLAHGAPLHVGNPQALGIADLSRPDYGDAVEILDDEVPVFWACGVTPQWVAQRSRLPLCITHAPGKMFVTDLMG, encoded by the coding sequence ATGATCCTCACAAGCTACCACCAGCAGCCGCAGGCGCTGCGCCAGGCCGCCCGCTCGGGCCGCTTCACGCAGCCCACGGCCGGGCACGCCCCGGGCTACCTGCAGGCCAACCTGATGATCGTGCCGCAGGCGCAGGCCTTCGACTTCCTGCTGTTCTGCCAGCGCAACCCCAAGGCCTGCCCGCTGATCGAGGTGCTGGAGCCCGGCGCCACCGCGCCGGCCTGCGCGAGCGGCGCCAGCATCGCCACCGACATCCCGGGCTACCGGGTCTACCGCGACGGTGAGTTTTCCGAGGAGCGGGCCGAGGTGGCCGCCCTCTGGCAGCCGGACTTCGTGAGCTTCCTGATCGGCTGCAGCTTCTCGTTCGAGGCCGCGCTGGCGCAGGCCGGCATTGCGCTGCGCCATGTGGTGCAGGGCCGCAACGTGGCCATGTACCGCACCAACCTGCCTTGCGTGCCGGCCGGCCCGTTCAGCGGCGAGACGGTGGTCAGCATGCGCCCGATCCGCAGCCGCGATGTGGCGAAGGTGGCCGAGATCTCCGGCCGCTTTCCGCTGGCGCACGGCGCGCCGCTGCATGTGGGCAACCCGCAGGCCCTTGGCATCGCCGACCTGTCGCGGCCCGACTACGGCGATGCGGTGGAGATCCTGGACGACGAAGTGCCGGTCTTCTGGGCCTGCGGCGTCACGCCCCAGTGGGTGGCCCAGCGCAGCCGGCTGCCGCTGTGCATCACGCATGCGCCGGGCAAGATGTTCGTGACCGATCTCATGGGATGA